GTATCTTACATAATATGGGATCATCTGATTATTTTACACACATTGATTAGATTAAGGTAAAATTATGTTTATTGACTGCTTGGCACTCAACTGTTTCTCCCAGCCTTTCACCTACTGAAAGCTCCAATGCATTTTTCTCTCACCCCTCTGCTATTTTCTGATCTTTCAGCTTTACCTAGGCTGAAACGAAACTTAACATGACGTAAGATGCCTCGTAACAGGAATTCATATTTGCCGAGCTGTCTCTCCCACATATTAAACTAATTGAGTGATCTACACTTAACTCAGCAGCAAACACAAGTTTCTTGACTCTCTCTTCCGTCCTCTCCAGTCCAGACTGGTCCGTCTAAGCTAGGGTGGCTGAAGGTGCTCAATAGCATGAGGGATGTCGGCCTCCAGGGAAGTGGGGAAACTCTACAGCCAAGGCTGTGATTTCATAGGCTCTCACAGGTGAAAAATGCAATGCCAAAAGGAATTGCAAACATTGCACAGAGCCACAGAAGATTATCAAAATGGAGGATAACAGGGAGAGCCTGACAGCTGTGCTGAAAGCACTGCATACTTGGTATTACTGCTCCCATGTCAGCAGGAGCTGGGTGTGCAAGTAACACACAGTCACATGTTCCCTGTAGTAGTCCTAGGGGCTGATTATGTTCTCTAGGTGTATGGATGTACAGACATCCTCATGGCTTCATGCTTTTGGTAAAACAAGCAGCAACCTTTTAAAGCTCTGCTGACTAATGAGGACAGGCTGGGAGTGGGGATGAGTACAATGGCTGTACTTTTGGCCAGTGCTCATCCAAAAGCATCTGGGAAACAACTCATCAAACTTGCCATTGCGCTATTTTTAAATAGCCTTCAGCTAAATAGTTAGGTATGTGATACGAAACTCTCAGCTAAAACAGTATGTATGCAATATGAAATCTAGTATCAGTGCATTAAGTTGAAAATAAGCTCCTGCAAGATCTggaaaaagaggcagagaaaacCTCCTCCTTTGGTGTAGCACAGTCAGAGCTGAGAGCAGAACCTGTAAGTTTCCAGTGGAAGAATTCAGAGCGTGTCTTTCTCTGCAGtttgtattaattaaaaaatcCAAGTGAGCAATCTAATAACTTCAGTTCAGAGCTCTGAAAGCCCAATACAGCCACCAGTCTGCAAACAAATAATTACAAAAGACTACAATAGTATCACTTGAGGAGCTGAGGACAGGAGCAGATCTCTCAATGGAATAATTAGGACCACGTAACATTTATCTGTTATTGTTCAAGCAGACTGTTTTTCAGACTctactttcttcttctgaatgTGTGTTCAGTTCCTCCCCCTTCTAACACAGCAaaccacatttttttccaaatgtcctACATATTAAAAACCATGCTTGCCCACATACACGGTTTAAGAATGACAGTCCAAGTGCGCGCAACAGGGAGCACACGATGGCACACTGTTGTTCCACCCTGTCTCACAATGAGTCAATTCCAGAACTAGCACACAACACCTATTTTGATCACAGTTTATTCTATCTACACAAGCATTGTAACATGGAAGGGAGGACTAATTTTGTTGGGATGCAGCACAGCTCACCTTGCAAGCTCGGTAGAGGTACTTTTTGTCCTGAGTTAGGTTATAGAGAGATAAGAAGGAATAGCCATTGCCAGCAGTACCATGGCAGATCCCGTATCCTTTTCTCAGTAAACCCCTCTGCCAGATGACATCGCTACACTCCATAGCATCTTTCAAGTATTTATCCTCTTTAAAGGTCTGTGGaataaaaacagacagacaaacagaagAGCACATATAAATTAAGTActaatgaaaaggaaaggaaggtggACCTATGTGAtgttttgctggttttgctgGGGTTTATCATATAcagtttattttggatttttataATCCATCCACTATAGAAATGCCTTTCCTCTCCTACTCAGCTGTTTCCCCTTTctctgcaaggaaaaagaaagaacttcctatttttttgtttctgaaatcaggacccaaaagaaaaaaaaaagctcaacttCAGGACCTTCAGCTCTACACCCTGTAATCTATTTGAAGGGTGCATGCTGCTTCTTTGTGTTTTTGCCATCTCCATTCCCAAACCATGACATCATTTGATTTAAGCTACAGAAATGTAATTCTTGTCTCCAAAAAAATGTAACACAGAATAGTGGCCATCAAATCTGGTCCTGAAGGGCTTGGTCCTAATGTTTCTGGCCAGTACTTGCAAGTTACTCACTGGCAGTCTTCAATTCCATGTTGAAAATACCTCTTTGCATAGTACAGTGCTCCTTCCTCTGCCAAAAGTACAAGCAAGAACACTCCATTACCTTGATTAGTATTTGTATTGGAGATACTCAGAGGCGCTAGTCAGTTTGGGCTAAGGCCCAATCTTGTGAAGTTTATTGCAACTGAACTACATCCTAAAAGCACGAAGAGCCCATCAAGAGAGCAGAAAATAAAGAGTAGTTAGCTAAACAGCACCAGATACTTCCATCTTTATAAGACTACTTTTTACTCTCCTTTGCCAGGGTCACTCTGCAGAacaacaagacaaaaaaagaagagcaacTGATGCACTGTTGTAGATGTAGTCCTTCAGATGGCACATCCTCTACAATGATGctctttaataaaataataaaagcaattaaCATGCAAGATTCTTAAATCCACAAGCCTTTTGTAAAGAAAGTCCCTCTCTGAGTAGGGTTTGCCTTTTATTCCCACCTCCTCAGTCATAACATTTCAGATGAAGGCCTAGCAACAGCACTTGATTTCCAGGGCAAACATTGCTCTCTGTTGTCCCAAGTCTCTTTACTGGGAATGAAAGCACAGCCAACAAAACACACTCCAATTTTTCTTATTACTTCTTCAAAAAGCAGATTAAAGAGTATAAGAAAAGCAGCATATGCCTCATCATCTTAAATACAGAAAGAGGCCAGAAAGGAGACTGCTAAACAGAACTTGGTCCTTTCCCTCTTATATCCTGCAAAATATTTTGTCCTGGGGAGAGCATCACACTGGCAAGGAAGACCAAAAAAAGTCTGCAGTGTTAAGTCACCTTCCAAAGAGAAGGCAACTGTCACTGCTGCTGCATTCAGCAGTGCTGTAAAATGTTTACAGCTCACATTTCAGGTAGCATCAAGAGTAATTATTCCacaaaccaagcctgcttttcATCAGCCCACCCAGAGGCTGACCAGGGAATGTGCCAAGGAGGGCTGTCAAAAGCAGGAATCAATTTacataaatttaattaaatgGCATATTTTCAAATGTCATGCAAATCAGAAGTGCACAACACGAGAGTAAACCTAGTTAAGGGTGCAGAAGAGCAAACAGTAGGCTAGTGGTAGCTCAGGGGTTATATTTATCCCCCAGCAGGGGCCTGGGATCTTTGTTCTGACATTGGTATTAAGTTTTCAAGTGCTGAATCTTAATAATGGAGTAATTTATGGAAGAGATTCTTTAGCAAGACACATGAACCTACACTTTTGAAAAACAACATCATTCTTAAAACACTTGGGATAAAGATTAGAAGAATTTAGGTCAGTGTTCTCAGAACCAGGACTCTGGTATCAGAGTGTTCAAATACATGCCTCTTTTCCAAGAAAGCCTAAAGTCTAGCAACTGCTAACACCCTGAGAAACAGTTTTACCCATTTCTTTACAAACATACCTACATAATTATTTTGAGATTTCTAGATGCCTCCTCTAGAGTTCTCGTTTGAAATTCTAGAccgaaaaaaaaattaaatgcaagccTTAGTATCTAACAGGCCTATCTATAGGTCTCTATGTAAGAATACAGGTCTGTATATACAGAATGATTCACCTTATAAGCTTGCATGAGCATGTGGATGACTCCGGGGGCACCATGGCACCAGTGAACCAGTCTGTCAGTTTCATTGCTCAGTGATGATGGGTAATTCCCAGATCTGAATTTTTTATGACGCACATAGTCAATGCTCGGCTTCACCAGCTCCGTCAGGGTCTCCTGATCCACATTTGCGATTGGCTAAAGAtaacataaaaaaatgaagtagaaacAAATCGTGTATCAACACTTAATTCTGTAGTCTATTTTAAAGTAGTCTACATATGTGCCCTTGATCCAAATTCTTTGAACCACTTCATACAGATTGAATTAACATCTGCTCACAATACGTGAAGAGTGTCGTTATAGCTCCTGGAGAGATAAAGAAATTGGGACACCAAGTTGTTACTTGGCTTCCTTGATGTGACACAGAAAGACTGTGGAAGAACTGAGAACAGAACACAGATTCCAAGACTCCCCAGACCTCCACTTACACCTTAAAACAGAGAGAGCATTTACAGGAGGAAGATGGTTTTATAGACTAGTCGCTCATAGTAGATACTTAAAACACCCTGGGttacacattttgttttaaaaataactagcATAGACAAATCTGTCATATTTCCCAAAAAATGAGGCAGAGTATAGTGGCATAACCTGGTAAAAGGTTTACAGAGGTTAAAGCTTTCCATCATAAAAAAAAACTCCCTGAAGCTATGgactataaaaacagtaatttcaaTAAATGAATTTAAATGTTCAACCATGAACACAGCAGACAGATCACAGACAATCAGGGCTAGATTTTGCAAAAACACTTACTTATGTACTAAAAGTGCCATTTGTATTTTCAGAAGCAACAGCTGCCTCTTAACATACTAATATCTTTGTGAATTTCACCCTTAGAGTgctcttctgaattttatttctcattACTTTTATCTAGTTTACATTCTTCCCAAAAGAATACATCCATCGATCTGCATACTCCTTGTAGGTAAAGGTTTGAAGCTGAGCATCTATTGGGGTCTGCTACTGGTCTATTGGGGTCATCTTCTGAAGTTGTTCTTAGTTGGTATACATTCCTCTATCAGCccattttacagtattttcataACAGAACTATTTTTACGCCAGCCTACCTGATTTCTGAAATTCCTGCAAGCTGTGGGAACAACTGCAGAAATTGGGGCCTACAGTAGCTAATAAATGAGCTTAGCTTTTTAATGAATTATCTTTGTGGTAGACTCAATGTCATAGAATTTTATTGTCTTCCACCAACTCCAGTGTATTTGCATTCAATAGGTGAGCACTCTGCTACAATTTACACTCGTACAGCCAAATGAACAACTTTAAATAGCTGTATCTTTAGTAACCCAAAACAACCATAAGCCTTTTCCTTGCCTCAGTCAGGGGAGCTTTGCTGGGCACCTACTTATCAATTTCCCAGAACAAAGCCCACCTCTACACTTTCATGACTGGAACAGAAAACTTCACACTGTTGATCAGCAGCACATCACGGAACAGATTATTTTTTCACGCAGAACATCCCACAGCTGATCACACCTCACTCAGACACCAACCTGCAGGATACAGCAGTGTCTCAGAGGAATCCCTGCTTTGGGATTTTCATATTATGCTGGACCCTTGCAGCAGAAGGCAAGGCAGACAGGCACCAGCAATAAATGCCACTCAGCCTTGAGTTCTGCAAGGCAAGCACAGCCTAGCACACAGCTGAATTTGTGGCCATCCTTGTGAGGTAGCCCGAAGAAGAGCAGAGCTCTTTACTCACCTTCTTTCTCACCTTGTGCTTCCACAAAGCTCTGAGCACAAGCAAGGTCTTTGTCCTTAAGTTGCTGAGGTTTCCAGCAACTACTGCTAACACCAAAAAAAGTAACCTACTGATCTGTGCCCTAGTTATCTGGTTAAGAGCAGCAATATGCAAACAGATTATTTTGCCTCAGGGTTCATGAAGGGGGCTGGGACTGGAGATTCCTTGGCTAGCATTTCAGATTTCCCACTCTGCCTACTGCTGAGCTCTTATTCTTGTACCTGTAAGTTGATCGAGCAATATGTGTATCTTCATAAAGGTGTTATACAGAAACAATGGTCAGTGAGTGGCCTTCACATCTGAGGTGCTATGTGGGATGCCCATTTTTATTTatcaaaaaacccaaccaactgGTCTCCTGaactttttgctgaaaaataaaaaaactctcCTCATACAGGGGAGGAGGGATGGGGGAAAGGATGGACTCTGATATGACATCTTCCTCTGCAGTAGATGACTCAACTCAGCATGACTCACAATATTTAATGTACGGTGAAAAGACAGTAATCTAATGCTGCATAAACAATGACTTTGTGGTAATTCTTAAAAGCagcacttatttttaaagaaaaaaatgatagttATGATTTTAACATATGTAGACAGAGCAGCTTCTGCTTAAACCGAAAGCATTGCGCAATTATTCCTGTTATCAATCTTGAATAGAAAATAAAGGATAGAGCCTTTAAAGAGGCTTCTTTAGAGGACCGGCTATTTCGCAGAAAATCAAACAAAGCCAGTGAAGGAAAAATGGAAGCAGGGAAGATGAAGTAGCTGGAAGGGAGAGGACCACTTTGTTGAGGAAAGTGGGAAGTGAAGATAAGAACACATAAGTCAGAACAGTCTCAGACCCAGTTAGATGATCACAGCAGCAAATAGCTATAGTCAGATTCATACACAattccaggcagcagagcagtaGCCATCTCCACAGCAAAGTCAGCCCAGTTAATCTGAGCTACTGGTGGAAGTGGTTTGAGCTAAGCTGAAGCAGACAGAGAGTAGTCGCAATGTCTTTTGCAAATGAAGAATGGCTGAGCAGTGGCAACACCTAATACCACGTCAGTCACTTCTGCAGTGAGTATTCATACACAGCTTTAggttacaaataaataaattccttCCACTTGCCTGAAGGAAAGTCATTCTGCATGAGCTGGTATGAAAATTAACATTTACAGAGATGCACCAACTGTCAGCACCTTTCAAAACCAGAGGAAGGTACAATATAAATTTTGCAGCTCTAGGGCCATCTTTTTTAATGTAACTCAAGGCTCTATTTCCAAgtcttacagaaaaaagaaacaaactcagGTCTGTTTTTCAAACATCAGAATCTTATTTGAGAATCTCTTACAGGgggcagaaaaaaatggatttaagtgTGGGAAAGAGGAGGTGTATAGAAGAGAGAAATCTCATTAAGGACAACAGAAAGAGTACAGTAGGAGtcataaacacattaaaaaataatcagactttggggaagggggggggaagagaaggaagactaTCAGAAGAATAAAAGCATACTGGAGATCAATGTGTGATTAAGGAGAAAGTTTCCCAAGAGCTTtaagacagtgaaaaaaaaaaaccctacaagaTAAGAGAGGAAGGCATGGAGGGCAGGAGAAGAAGAGCCATCAGCAATGAAgctggttaaaaaaacaaaaaaattgaagATTAAGAGTGATCATGGTGAGTAAGGGGATATTTAGGTGGTCTAACTGCAGTCATCAGAAGATTAAGTACGGGAATGACGGAAGGCACCTGCCTTTTTCTATTAAGGACAGAAAACCTCAACTCCTAGAACTACGGTGCTCTGAACTGCAACTCATTCACAAGGAGATAGCATGAATACTCTGGAGCAAGGATGTACGTTCCAGTCACGTAAACAGAAAGCCCTGCTGACATACTGAATAAGCTGCAGAGAATCAAGTCCCTTAGCTGGAGGCAGGACAGCTATGTTGGAGAATCCTTGCTGCTGAGAGGTGAGGCTTAATTCACCCCAGTGCCATGCTATGTGAGCAACCGTTTTATTCTGCTACCAAGGCCAGAGCTAGCATCTCTGTGCAGTTCTGTGTCTAACTCCGAACTGTGAGACCCTGAGCTAGCACAAAATTACACTGCACATGCACAAAAGCTGAAGAGGAGATCTTGTGATGCAAAACAAGGCAGCATCAGTGCTTCACCCCAACCCGCAGAATGTGTCTTACCTGCATTAGCATGTAATAGATCCCAGCCACACCATGGGCTGCTCCGATGTATTGCTTCCTGTGCCACTGGTACAACAGAGGGCAGCGGTCTGTTTTACGTTCCTCCTTTGAGAAGTTCTTGCCCGACTCAATAATGGCGTCTATTACCTAAGAAAGAGAACATACCCCTTCCTTCTGTCTCACTTGCTTTTATTCAGAGGATTTTGATTTGTCATGACCAAAACCACACTAAAAAGTAAGCCACAATAAACCATGATATGACTATGATTATGCAAGTCATTTGAATATCATTTGACTCAAATGAAGTCACTTGAGACTGGAGTGTTGAAGCAGAAATGGACTTTTTCTAAAAGACTTACAAATCACTTGGATTTGCAAGAATAAAAATTGAATAGTAAATATTTCCAATAACTTTTTTTCTAGGCCTGCCTTCTCTGGTTTTAGTACCTACAGAACAGTCATGCATCTTCCCCACACTATATTCCCCCTCTTTTCATTTAAACACTTTGCACTTCTTCCATAAGGTTTTGCATGACACCCTCAAATGCTTCAAACCTGCTTCTGTGTTATATACATTTCCTCAGCTAATTATGGACCCTCCTAGCTTGGACTCTTTCTCAGTcccagcaggaaagcagagacagaagcAAAGGAGGGATGGGACCGAGTTCCCAGTTCCAGGtccctctcttctccagacttCCTCTCCTAATCCCTTATTTCATGAGAAGGAGTGATTCCAGTTCAACCTCACTGATGCTGTGGCACTGGAGAGATAAAAGCATCCTACCTCTTTGATAACAGACTGAGGGACAGTGTCTGGACCAATTTCAGTATTCAGGTACAGCAAGGCATATAGGTAACCCGCTCTGCCGTAAAGCAGCTCATCTGGAAGTTCAGCATCTGTGCTTATGACTGTCCTTTGGAGCTGCAACAACCTGCATAAGACAAGGggagatggagagaaaagagTACCTTCCCTTGAGACCATACTGGACTACGTATTGCACATGCCAACAATCTGACCAGAAGCAGTAAGAgttctgaattaaaaacaaacccttGTACGATTCTTGCCTCAGAGAGCTTATGTTGGAAtagatgtttttatttctaatttatcTCCAAGATGCCCGTCAATCACTGATTACATTAAACTCCGTTCTGTATTTCCCAGAAATCCCCAACACCTCAATGAAGGCAGATCAGTATGGCAACTCCCATCTCTCATCCCAGCTTTCCAGATCTGCAGCCTCGCAACTTCCTTGCAGTCATCCTTAATTCAGCTAGCTGCCAGGTCACACACAGGAGCTCTGCATGCCTGCCTCCCTGGAcagagaggcagctctgacccAGAGCTAACATTACACCACTTGTGCCGACAACAACAGAGGCTCTGAGGAAGGGGGTGTTTGGATGAGGCTGGAGAGCTGCTCCAAAGATAGGGAGCGCCACCACCTGGAAGAGAACCCCAGGAACACCAACCTGAAGGTGCTGTCAGACACCCACTCTGTTTTGAAGCAGAGATTCAGAGATACCAGTTAGATCAATTCCTACTGCTGAATTAATCAAAGAAGTGTTGCTTAAACTGTAGGAGTAGCTATAAGCTAATAAGCAGTCTGATAAAAACCTCCTGGAGTCTCTGAATTTTGCCTGAGCAAGGACTCTCAATTTTAGATGtgtaagagaggaaaaacactgGTAACTCCCCCTCCCTAGACAACCGAATGCTTAGCAGCCCAGTTTAGGAAGGGCACTGCTATTATGCAGTAGTGTTTGCTTGCATCTAGTGGTGGAAGAAAACCTTGAGCCTGCTACTGCAACCCTTACTTGCTCCAGAGACTCCCTGTTACTACTCCACCAGTCTGCCCTAAAACTAAGGTGgaacagaaaatctgttttcctgccaactctctccctgtctctgcctATCTTTTCTGATGCAATTGCCAATTAGATGAAACCACGGATATGATCATGTTTTaaattggggggagggggaagatgaTCTGCATTAAGACCAAATTCAATTTCTAAATCTCCCCAAACAGCCGTTACTTGGCAGAAATGTTACCATTAACCTGTGCTGGAACAAAAACAGTGATCCAGAAGCTCTGTCACTGCTTAGTATCAGAGAAAAGTCACTCACAAAAGAGCAAGCTGTATGTTATTAATCCTTCCTTGGAATTACTCCTTGGActtcaaattaaattattttctttcaaaatggcCACTATTAACCTTTAATGCTCAGATTTTTATTCAGATCATATTAAACTGGACATCTACAGGGCAAAAAGTGCAATCATAGATTACATTTTGACATCTAGAACATACCACTCGGTGTCATGAATATATTTGTAAACAAaaaaggaacaacaacaacagcaaacaaCAAACTAACCTCATTTTCAGTCCTCCTCATAGAAATGACTTTTCAAGCAGAGGCTAGACTGTAAGATTTATTGCTCCTAATCTCATTTTGCTACACTCATGCTTCATGCCTTACAGCAACACTGTTTTCCCAGCTGCATTCAAAATGACATGCTCAAGTTTACTGCCagttctaaaagcaaaaaaccaacctaccaaccttttcaaaactgaaatatgCATTCAGGGACAGCAACAGAGATTAATCTCACTAGGATTCTGGATTAGAAAGAGACCAATTAAATTTCCAAATACAAACCAGAATGGAGATGCTGACAGGAggctaatctgcaaattccagcaATGTAAGGTATGCTGTTAGACTGCTAAAAGTGCACTACTGGTGCTGAATGCAAGCTGCATGGGGCTCCAGTGCTTCCAGCCTCAACTGGACAGCAGTCAGCTCCATACCAGCAAAGGGACAGTCACTTCTCCAAGGAGGCTCTACATCTAAGTGGGATTTTTTAAGGTATCTGTTACATTTAAACTACTTTGAAAAGGagtagatttttttcacattagctTTCATATCCTCTTACCTAATTAGAGCCCTTGCCTTTGATAGCCAGCAAATATTTCCTCTTTGTTTTATTAAACCTTTGTTACAAATCAAGACAATGTACCATGTTTCTGAGTGTTCCCAAATCCCTGCAGCACATGTTATGTGACTGTAGTGCACCCACAATTAAGACCCACGCTTCACAGGAAGTGTCACATATTGCACAAGCACTACACACTGCTGATGACAAGTGTGCTGCTTTTGTTAAATGACACTTTACTGTGACAAAATTGAAATGTGCATACACTACAGATATGTCCAGGACTTCTTGTCCTTACAGTGACAGAGGACTAAGGGTATAAGCCAGCTTCAGTAAGGATAAAGCCTATTTCGTACTCTTTTACTGCAAACTCATGAGAGGAGAAAGGGTATCCATTTTTTAATCCTCTCCTCCACAACTACTTTTGCTAATCTTACCGAAACAACGCTCTCTATACAAGAAGGGCACAGCTTTTGCCACCATCAACCACTTACTTGGCAACACATTCTTTAGATTCACTGTCATTTTTCAGCTTGTGATAAACCACTGCACCCACTGCCAGGGGACCAGCATCGCCACAGAGGAAAGTAACTCTTCTGCCATTCAGATTGCGAAGGATTCTCTTCACATAATCAAGAGACCGCTGCAAATGGCTCTGGTTTTTCGTGACACGGTACAGTTGCAGATATAAAAGGGCAATGCCTGGAACAATCATATGAAACAGAGAAAGAttcatttacttttctttctgaatacaTCATGTTTTCATCTTTATTGCCTCTCAAGCAGCAACTCTAATGCGAACAAGTATTTGATAAATTAAAAGATGTCAATCAAAGGTCCTAGCTTATGCAATACGAAAGCACCAGGTCTTCTATCTTGATCACATTTCAATTTGGATTATGacaaaaatctgaatttatcAGACTGAAACCCAGCTTAGACTcacaacttgcagagcatgatgAAAATTCATGACACAGGCACTAAAGTCTGATGGAGAAATCACTAAAGCCTCAAAAACTTAGATTAACTATCATGTGTATGACCACGTACATCAACTGTACAATACTCATCTATTATAtgcaagaaatgttttcttttccgcTTGAATTTTAAAAGGATCTTTTGATGAGTTATTGGATTCAGCTTGCCAAATTCTTTATAatcctaaaatatatttcttaataaGATTATGAGTTTCTACAAGTTAAGCTAGTTTGTAAAGGCCAGATAGCAAACAAGAGTCCTCAGAGAATGCTGGAAGGTTAAATCAAGCTTCATTCCATTAAACTCATTATGTAGctttcaattaaaacaaaacccaaaccctagGAATTGCAATAACATAGATTTCAGAAGTGAAACAAACCCTTTAAAATGGATATTTCTCGACCAATTCTAAGTGTACATGTGCATAAGCAAAAATTTACCTCCTGACAATGCTGCGACTCAAACTCCTCTTTCTGAAcatgaagaacattttttttcaaaaacaggaCTGAAGTGAAGAAGATGGAAGGCCCATTTAGATCCACAGAGAGGCTGCCCTTAGGGACTACAAGAGGAATAGTGCCATGAAAGTGCTAGTACATCCTCAGATGTTCTCTGGACCAGTCATTATCAGGTTTTTCCAAATGGCCCTAaaaggagagctgcagagcttGGTTGGGCTGATTCAGTAGTGCAGGAACTTGTGAGCCACTACCCTTTTCTGCAGGCCATCaagcagcaacagaaaaacaTTGCCCCTACAGCTATTAGCCTGGCTGGGATTTCCATAACACTCTTTTGTAAATTGCAATAAAGTTGTAAATATTCAGGTTTGATCAAGGGGTGATAGGAAAGCAGCCCTGAGACCCAGGTCTCCCAACATTTCTTTCTGCAATATCTTTCAAGCGGCTCCTCCAAGGTATCTGGCATGTATAAACACTATCTGTATAAGCTGGATGGACTCTAACGTGAGTTTTATCGTTGTTAGGCACCAACAGTATACGCTCCAAGTTTTTAAAGAGCTCCCACAGAGTCTGAGTCAGTGCTCATGCCTGCTTGTCTAGACTTGGTACATGAAAAGTGGGACAGAcattttcattactgtttttACCTTCCGATTTGCGTATTccagcaaaatgctgcaatgaaTGAGTTTgtggagaaaatattttcaccACATATTTAAAAAGCCCGATCACGTAAGTATTTTTATTCAGAGTCAATTCCacagaaaccttaaaaaaaagtatatgattTGACACAGATGTAGTTGGCAATAGGATGGAAAAACCCTGTTCTCATTAGACAATGTTACTTGCTCATCTATCTTCTTGTTCCAGCTAGTGATGGTTTTATTACTTTTAGCTTATGACTCATTTTTAGCATGCTCTGATTTATCAGCCGTAACTTCAGTTGTCAGTCACTGAGAACACTGTTCCCAGGGAGCTGTTTTATAATGTCAGTGTGAAAATGCCCATTGCTTGAGATCCTCTGCATTCACTTAGCAGACACTCATTTTTAGACCTTGAAATACATCTATCATTTAAGTTTGAGTTGTCTAAAACTTCCTCACCTATCCGCCCACAGCACCATCTGTATCAAAACatcaagaa
This Dromaius novaehollandiae isolate bDroNov1 chromosome 2, bDroNov1.hap1, whole genome shotgun sequence DNA region includes the following protein-coding sequences:
- the LANCL2 gene encoding lanC-like protein 2 isoform X2, yielding MGESMSKRLRLQLGGEAEMEERAFANPYADYQPHGAAASAADTQRDRAPLPLEEESLPFGPDGKVSAQFSKRIQTKIKDLLQQMEEGLKTADPHDCSAYTGWTGIALLYLQLYRVTKNQSHLQRSLDYVKRILRNLNGRRVTFLCGDAGPLAVGAVVYHKLKNDSESKECVAKLLQLQRTVISTDAELPDELLYGRAGYLYALLYLNTEIGPDTVPQSVIKEVIDAIIESGKNFSKEERKTDRCPLLYQWHRKQYIGAAHGVAGIYYMLMQPIANVDQETLTELVKPSIDYVRHKKFRSGNYPSSLSNETDRLVHWCHGAPGVIHMLMQAYKTFKEDKYLKDAMECSDVIWQRGLLRKGYGICHGTAGNGYSFLSLYNLTQDKKYLYRACKALFWRTRNNWDPLEALEARGYFFLSI
- the LANCL2 gene encoding lanC-like protein 2 isoform X1; the protein is MGESMSKRLRLQLGGEAEMEERAFANPYADYQPHGAAASAADTQRDRAPLPLEEESLPFGPDGKVSAQFSKRIQTKIKDLLQQMEEGLKTADPHDCSAYTGWTGIALLYLQLYRVTKNQSHLQRSLDYVKRILRNLNGRRVTFLCGDAGPLAVGAVVYHKLKNDSESKECVAKLLQLQRTVISTDAELPDELLYGRAGYLYALLYLNTEIGPDTVPQSVIKEVIDAIIESGKNFSKEERKTDRCPLLYQWHRKQYIGAAHGVAGIYYMLMQPIANVDQETLTELVKPSIDYVRHKKFRSGNYPSSLSNETDRLVHWCHGAPGVIHMLMQAYKTFKEDKYLKDAMECSDVIWQRGLLRKGYGICHGTAGNGYSFLSLYNLTQDKKYLYRACKFAEWCLEYGAHGCRIPDRPYSLFEGMAGAIHFLSDISVPETSQFPAFELGPQRRENKVEQDS